Proteins from one Triticum aestivum cultivar Chinese Spring chromosome 7A, IWGSC CS RefSeq v2.1, whole genome shotgun sequence genomic window:
- the LOC123147614 gene encoding bromodomain-containing protein 4, which produces MKRKRGHTPGKKSSSNTTGGDSSSASPSSPSTEENIPAENAPVSRSTPAVPEPSPPPEPEKPILPAPAPAHPTADIPYAKPKVGAVYGRVKLKFKTSKVVELNNSSSVAQASADAGKSQTAAPEVSKQATAEKGITASSTGQTTDGQESELSGSDKDKVAKKAGSIKIVSAGLSSSVQDNTQDREVDEVHEPLPSKQETVLVTEESESASEPKNSQGSEIKQSTLESQRDEKELAAALEAIKKVMKVDAAEPFNTPVDPIALGIPDYLDVIDTPMDFGTICQDLERGSKYMNSEDVYKDVQFIWDNCTKYNSKGDYIIELMKRVKKAFMKNWLAAGLYSDVHENGGNYNTGDEDTKVSSKSKSKQKRRRPGNDRHKNDCACAVCQVTRRKKERDEILSVDNEVTVVNISEERNMEVNFGDNNPGSHDTASSKEQPRHIDVFKTTMEADDAQTQMEDPGKSLNNPSPDYEDEVSRQYSEDKEEEYKDLNSQDEHTSTQPNDDSVAGHHEQKAQTEIGQEVEMEELPIQQENESFLQVCARLFPSKQGSVFRGRHSLFRQQRRLVAPKESPLHVALTAIMKR; this is translated from the exons ATGAAGCGCAAGCGCGGCCACACGCCGGGCAAGAAGAGTTCTTCGAATACCACCGGGGGAGACTCTTCGTCTGCATCTCCGTCCAGCCCAAGCACCGAGGAGAACATCCCAGCGGAGAATGCGCCTGTCTCGAGGTCCACTCCGGCAGTGCCTGAACCATCTCCTCCTCCTGAACCAGAGAAGCCGATCCTCCCTGCCCCAGCTCCGGCTCATCCCACCGCTGATATACCGTACGCCAAGCCGAAGGTGGGGGCGGTATACGGTCGTGTGAAGCTGAAGTTCAAAACCTCCAAGGTGGTAGAGCTCAACAATAGTTCGTCTGTAGCTCAGGCATCCGCTGATGCTGGTAAATCTCAGACTGCCGCTCCTGAAGTGAGCAAGCAAGCTACTGCCGAAAAAGGTATCACTGCATCGTCAACTGGCCAGACAACTGATGGGCAGGAGTCGGAGTTGAGTGGTTCTGATAAGGACAAGGTGGCAAAGAAAGCAGGAAGCATAAAGATCGTCTCGGCGGGATTATCTTCTTCAGTACAAGATAACACCCAGGACAGGGAAGTTGATGAAGTACATGAACCTCTTCCAAGTAAGCAGGAAACTGTTCTAGTAACCGAGGAAAGTGAGAGTGCATCGGAGccaaagaactcacaagggtcagaGATAAAGCAGTCTACCCTGGAATCTCAGCGTGATGAGAAAGAGTTAGCTGCTGCACTTGAA GCTATTAAGAAGGTTATGAAGGTCGACGCAGCTGAGCCATTTAACACCCCAGTGGATCCTATTGCTTTGGGAATACCT GATTATCTTGATGTTATCGACACTCCTATGGATTTTGGCACAATATGTCAAGATTTAGAACGTGGAAGCAAATATATGAACTCAGAGGATGTCTATAAGGACGTGCAGTTTATATGGGATAATTGTACCAAGTATAACAGTAAAGGTGATTACATAATAGAGCTTATGAAACGGGTAAAGAAGGCCTTCATGAAAAATTGGCTGGCAGCAGGCTTGTATTCTGATGTGCACGAGAATG GTGGCAATTACAATACTGGCGATGAGGATACCAAAGTTAGTTCAAAAAGCAAGTCTAAGCAAAAACGGCGTCGCCCAGG GAATGATCGACACAAAAATGATTGTGCATGTGCTGTTTGTCAAGTTACACGGCGTAAGAAGGAAAGGGATGAAATTTTATCTGTTGATAATGAAGTCACTGTAGTGAACATTTCTGAAGAGCGCAACATGGAG GTAAACTTCGGTGATAATAATCCTGGTAGTCATGACACAGCCTCTAGTAAGGAGCAACCACGCCATATTGATGTGTTTAAAACAACAATGGAAGCAGATGATGCGCAGACTCAGATGGAAGATCCTGGAAAATCCCTCAATAATCCATCTCCTGACTATGAAGATGAGGTCTCCAGACAGTATTCCGAGGATAAGGAAGAGGAGTATAAAGATCTGAACAGTCAGGACGAACATACTTCCACTCAGCCTAATGATGACTCAGTAGCTGGACATCATGAACAGAAG GCACAGACCGAAATTGGGCAGGAGGTGGAAATGGAGGAGTTGCCCATTCAACAGGAGAACGAGTCATTCTTGCAAGTCTGCGCGCGCCTTTTCCCCAGCAAGCAGGGCTCCGTTTTCAGGGGTCGCCATTCTCTGTTCCGTCAGCAGCGCCGTTTGGTGGCACCAAAGGAGAGCCCCCTACACGTCGCCCTGACAGCGATAATGAAACGGTAG